The following coding sequences lie in one Mucilaginibacter sp. KACC 22773 genomic window:
- a CDS encoding DUF4304 domain-containing protein → MERDLTVEFKTLVKNIITPQLKQTGFKKKNLNFNCVFPNLTQSLNVQKSQYNHSESIRFTINLGFYNSLIFKISKDRVDEPQFVTSDNCFIWGRTGMLIYNSDYWYELDHIKEYEKVSKQIENDLKNHVLPLFTKLQTLDALLDFIRIDYKYRPFHLIANIDDVSLLELEFGDYVRGRTILKRLYNEAIIPKSTKHTTVHPDGREDIRWSEPSVNDFHVNKLIRIAKKYKIDI, encoded by the coding sequence ATGGAAAGAGATTTAACTGTAGAATTTAAAACACTTGTTAAAAATATTATCACTCCCCAGTTAAAGCAAACTGGATTTAAAAAAAAGAACTTAAATTTTAATTGCGTTTTTCCAAATTTAACTCAATCTCTAAACGTCCAAAAAAGTCAGTATAATCACTCTGAAAGCATAAGATTTACCATAAATCTGGGGTTCTATAATAGTTTAATATTTAAGATTTCAAAAGATAGAGTTGATGAACCTCAATTTGTGACTTCTGATAATTGCTTCATTTGGGGAAGAACGGGAATGTTGATATATAACAGCGATTACTGGTATGAGTTAGACCACATCAAAGAATATGAGAAGGTATCTAAGCAAATAGAGAATGATTTAAAAAATCATGTCCTTCCATTGTTTACAAAACTACAAACCTTGGATGCATTGCTTGACTTCATACGAATTGATTATAAATATCGTCCATTTCATTTAATAGCAAACATTGATGATGTTTCACTTTTGGAATTAGAATTTGGTGATTATGTTAGAGGGAGAACTATATTAAAGAGGCTCTATAATGAGGCAATAATTCCAAAATCGACCAAACACACTACCGTACATCCCGACGGAAGAGAAGATATTAGATGGTCCGAGCCATCCGTGAACGATTTTCATGTTAACAAATTGATAAGGATAGCGAAAAAATATAAAATCGATATTTAA
- a CDS encoding YciI family protein, with protein MGQEFMLYIRNAGDAKAALSADEHLAFIKKCETYIGLLKAAGKLIAAQPIVREGYIISKTENAWTQTAIDPANEVQVGYYHITAKDLAEAVEIAKSNPEFEYVPSATIEVRPIKLKEEQTNFVYPK; from the coding sequence ATGGGCCAGGAATTTATGTTGTACATCCGCAATGCAGGTGATGCAAAAGCGGCCTTATCGGCAGATGAGCATCTTGCATTTATAAAAAAATGCGAAACTTATATCGGGCTGCTAAAAGCAGCAGGTAAATTAATAGCAGCCCAGCCTATTGTGCGGGAAGGTTATATTATTTCAAAAACCGAAAACGCGTGGACACAAACAGCCATTGATCCTGCTAACGAAGTGCAAGTTGGCTATTACCATATTACAGCAAAAGATTTGGCCGAGGCGGTTGAAATTGCAAAAAGCAACCCCGAGTTTGAGTACGTGCCTTCGGCCACAATTGAGGTAAGGCCTATAAAATTGAAAGAAGAGCAAACTAATTTTGTATATCCAAAATAG
- a CDS encoding CehA/McbA family metallohydrolase produces the protein MTFNNYKKTTLVNILLLIIGTFACTAALAQAPHINPWAATEVGQLPAIASLSKGVWLKGELHVHSRHSTESSNNPISKIIAFSKSAGIDFVAITDHDNHVNGDVAHHTWADPEFKSDSILLLYSAEWTTTRGHGNAFSAVPYDHQKLYDVRDQRDVVVGAIKKQLGIHLSANHPSGKDHFGYSYDMVNSIEVWNSAIWSKNANAIMIWDDMLSSGRKLTGRGGSDAHHGVPDSPDKETKNSYQAKANYVGTPTTWVFATARTTQAVIDALTNGRVSISSNPYAPRIEFYADVNQDGKMDMMMGDNAKATGKLVKFRVQLTGKVPADGEYTINIIKNGNPFGSFKTTGKTPMIEFTDSPATVERSYYRVEVQGTPTPYPQVPGSVALSGNMVGLSNPIFFNFDPNF, from the coding sequence ATGACTTTTAACAACTACAAAAAAACGACGCTGGTAAATATTTTGCTGCTGATCATCGGCACTTTCGCCTGCACTGCGGCATTAGCCCAGGCGCCCCATATTAATCCATGGGCAGCAACCGAAGTTGGCCAGCTACCGGCAATCGCCAGCCTGAGCAAGGGCGTTTGGCTTAAAGGCGAACTGCACGTGCACTCGCGTCACAGTACCGAATCGTCTAATAATCCCATTAGCAAAATCATCGCTTTTTCTAAATCGGCAGGAATTGATTTTGTGGCTATTACCGATCATGACAACCATGTAAACGGCGACGTAGCGCACCACACCTGGGCCGACCCGGAGTTTAAATCAGACTCGATACTGCTGCTTTACAGCGCCGAGTGGACAACCACGCGCGGACATGGCAATGCCTTTTCGGCCGTACCCTATGATCACCAAAAACTATATGACGTGCGCGATCAGCGCGATGTAGTAGTAGGTGCCATAAAAAAGCAATTGGGCATCCACCTATCGGCCAACCACCCAAGTGGGAAAGATCATTTTGGGTACTCGTACGATATGGTTAATTCTATCGAAGTATGGAACTCGGCCATTTGGTCAAAAAACGCCAACGCCATCATGATCTGGGACGATATGCTATCATCCGGCCGCAAGCTTACCGGCCGCGGCGGCAGCGATGCCCACCATGGCGTTCCCGATTCGCCGGATAAAGAAACCAAAAACAGCTACCAGGCCAAGGCCAACTATGTGGGTACTCCAACCACCTGGGTGTTTGCAACAGCACGTACCACGCAAGCGGTAATTGATGCGCTGACGAATGGGCGGGTATCCATCAGCTCAAATCCATACGCGCCACGTATTGAATTTTATGCTGATGTAAACCAGGATGGTAAAATGGATATGATGATGGGCGATAATGCCAAAGCCACAGGCAAGCTGGTAAAATTCCGCGTGCAGCTAACCGGCAAGGTGCCAGCCGATGGCGAGTACACCATTAACATCATAAAAAACGGCAATCCCTTTGGCAGCTTTAAAACCACGGGTAAAACGCCCATGATTGAGTTTACAGATTCGCCGGCAACTGTCGAGCGGAGTTATTACCGTGTAGAAGTACAAGGCACCCCTACACCCTACCCGCAGGTTCCGGGATCAGTGGCCTTGAGCGGTAATATGGTTGGCTTATCAAACCCGATATTCTTTAATTTTGATCCTAATTTTTGA
- a CDS encoding SMI1/KNR4 family protein, whose amino-acid sequence MVTVVQRCDGLITELSKFSNDMLYLGPPIDDDRLECFEKVIGFTLPSDFVYLLKKHNGFSLDGTEVCGLDIELRGASLDELYNFEHDEGGNKMPAEFMPFSPDGFGNHYCLDLSNLIDGFCPVVFWQHDCFYEIKTDVEVTHPDFINWVEEVMIAWTLENSNYDGTEK is encoded by the coding sequence ATGGTAACTGTTGTTCAAAGATGCGATGGACTGATAACAGAACTTTCAAAATTTTCCAATGACATGCTTTATCTGGGGCCGCCTATTGATGATGATCGGTTGGAGTGTTTTGAAAAAGTTATCGGCTTTACGTTGCCAAGTGATTTTGTATACCTGCTTAAAAAGCATAATGGGTTTTCTTTGGATGGTACCGAGGTTTGTGGTTTGGATATCGAACTCAGAGGTGCTTCTTTGGATGAACTCTACAATTTTGAACACGATGAAGGAGGTAATAAGATGCCCGCTGAGTTTATGCCGTTTTCACCCGATGGGTTTGGAAATCATTATTGCCTTGATTTGTCCAATTTGATAGATGGCTTTTGCCCGGTGGTTTTTTGGCAGCATGATTGTTTTTATGAAATTAAAACAGATGTTGAAGTTACCCATCCCGATTTTATAAATTGGGTTGAAGAGGTAATGATAGCATGGACACTGGAAAACAGTAACTATGATGGAACTGAAAAATAA
- a CDS encoding tetratricopeptide repeat protein — protein sequence MKTYHKFLLFILFIAYAPVAFGQTKDDAKALVKEGIALHDAGKYDEAIAKYNEALKIDPEYSSAYYELAYTLFSTGKGNDAIAYLEKTLKLDPKLAGAYDMLGSIYDDDKQPDKAIEYYKKGIEANPKYQRLFYNLSVAYLRQKKYTESENYAVEAIKLDPKHASSQRAYAMATFNENKRGVSLLAWCSFLHLEPQTKRSAEAYRYVQYIINYGVKQTGEKNVTINISTDDLNGANLLMPITVVNATSGKKDLSKTDSLTLQLKGLFGIADTFDDKKGDPFYKNFFSDYFKKLAETDNMEAFAHLISLGANQEENLQWFKDNNAKLSALDAWVTATKREF from the coding sequence ATGAAAACCTATCACAAATTCCTGCTGTTTATTTTGTTTATAGCTTACGCGCCGGTCGCTTTCGGGCAGACTAAGGACGATGCCAAAGCTTTGGTTAAAGAGGGTATTGCCCTGCACGATGCCGGAAAATATGATGAAGCTATTGCCAAGTATAACGAGGCTTTAAAAATTGACCCTGAATATTCAAGTGCATATTATGAATTGGCCTATACGTTGTTTAGTACGGGTAAAGGTAACGATGCGATTGCTTATCTGGAAAAAACGCTGAAGTTGGATCCCAAATTAGCGGGGGCATATGATATGCTGGGCAGTATTTATGACGATGATAAGCAGCCCGATAAGGCTATTGAATATTATAAAAAGGGGATAGAGGCTAATCCCAAATACCAGCGGCTTTTTTACAACCTGTCAGTAGCCTACTTGCGTCAAAAAAAATACACCGAATCGGAGAATTATGCGGTTGAAGCTATAAAACTTGATCCCAAGCATGCCAGCAGCCAGCGTGCTTATGCTATGGCAACATTCAATGAAAATAAACGCGGTGTATCCTTGCTGGCATGGTGCAGCTTTTTACACCTTGAACCACAAACCAAAAGATCAGCCGAGGCTTACCGGTATGTTCAGTATATTATCAATTATGGCGTAAAGCAAACTGGCGAAAAAAACGTGACCATTAATATATCAACTGACGATTTGAACGGTGCCAACTTGCTGATGCCGATAACGGTGGTTAACGCCACATCGGGTAAAAAAGATCTGTCTAAAACCGACTCCCTGACGCTGCAATTGAAGGGCCTTTTCGGTATTGCCGATACATTTGACGACAAAAAAGGCGATCCTTTTTATAAAAACTTTTTTTCTGATTATTTTAAAAAGCTGGCCGAAACTGATAATATGGAAGCCTTTGCCCACTTGATTAGTCTTGGTGCAAACCAGGAAGAAAACCTGCAATGGTTTAAAGATAACAACGCCAAACTATCGGCATTGGATGCCTGGGTAACGGCTACAAAAAGGGAGTTTTGA